Within the Rhodopirellula halodulae genome, the region GCAATTCACGTTTTTGTCCGGGAGCCAACCATCGACCAAAGCCGTCCAGCATTCGGTGCGGACGCGAACCGTCATCGCGACCCAGCAACAGCTCCGCATGAATCGGCGCGTAACCTTGCCCGTGGTTGGAAAGTTCCATCACGAAACCTTTGCCGGCTGTCAAATTTGCCCACTGTAGCGGCCCCGCTTCGACCTGCAACGCGGGACGTTCCGCATGCACCAACTCCAGTGGTAATGCGGCGGCCGAGGCGACTTCATTGGGCGAATCCAAGTCCCGACGAATGACGTCGAGCGTTCCCCACTCCGCCGACAGATCACTCTTGCCACGCAACATGGCACGGATCGTCTTGGTCCGCCCAGCGGCGATTTCAAATTTGGACTTTGACAACATCAATCGTTGAATGGGATCGCCCAAGTGATCACGCGGGACCAAGTGAATCTGCTGATCGCTTTCGCTGTGGTTGCTCACCTGCAACGTGATCATTCGCTGAGTTCCCTCGACGCGCCCGAGTTCAATCTGGGCTGGTTCCAACGTGACACCAGGGCCCAAACTAGCGATCTTGGTATCCAAAGCTCGGAAGCGATCCGCCATCAAGTTCTGCTGAAAGACCTTCTCTTTCATCGTGCGTCGACCATTGCTGACATGCAGGCTCAAGTCGTAGGCACCGTTGATGAACGTCGTTTCCAAAGGAGCTTCCAAACGCAACCGTGCATGGGGCATCATTCGCACCAAGTACTTGTCGTCGTCGTTCAAGTTCGCTCGAGCTGGCATGAACAACGAAACAGGATCCAAGGTTGATCGGCGACGAGTCCCGTTTGAATTGGACTGAGCCAACTCGCTACGCACGCGGCATTCCAGAGCAAAGTCCGATGGATTGCGAACGTAGGCTTGGACGTATGGCATACCGTCTTTCGAGATGATGGTTGCGTTCTCCAAAACCAGTTGATCCATTCCGCTCGTGTCGACGACACCCGTTTCAATGTCCACTCGCAGCACGTACTGCGTGACATAGCGAATGCTTGCCTGAGTCGCCGCGGCGGGTGCGTCGGGTGTCTCGTTTTCTTTGATCACCCCGTGGTCACGAACCAACAAACCAAAGGACAGGTAGTTGGTCTTGGTCAACGGAACCGTGACCGTGCCTTTCAGCTCGACGGTTTCTCCCGCATTCAAAGTGAACCGCGTCGGCGTGCTGAAACGAACTCCGTCCATCGGCGGGCTGTGTTCATCGTGCAAGATGATGCCCGTTTCTTCTTGGCGTAGCTGAACCGGCGAGACATCGACCTGCATGGTCTTGCCAGTCGAGGTGACTTGGAAAGTAAACGGGATCACCTCCCCGCGTCGTGCTTTGAAACGTTGGACAACTGGTTCAATCCGAAACGCGTGCTCGACTCGACGATTGATGCTGACCCGTTTGCCACCAGGCAAATCGCCAGGCACGTTTCCAGCTTGATTGCCGTCCTGACCGTCTCGCGTCGAACGTGGATTCTGAGCCAACGTTGTGCTGGTCATCAAGACGAAAACCAAACCTGCGAGAAGACCATGGAATAGGAGGCCACGGGATTTGTATGTGACAAAGGGGGCTAGCGCGGTCATCGATGTCGTTTTCAAGAGGTGGGCAAGTGGGCACATGAATTGGAGAAGTTGAATTTGCTCACACAGGTTCATGTGCTACCGGCAGCAGATGAACATGATCGCGAGAAAGAATTCCACTCACCAAGACAGTAAGGGGCTGCAGAAGGTTTGCACTTAAAAACGTTGGATGACGACGCGAATTTATCCACCTGCGGTGATGATGGCCGTGTCGGTGGAACGCACGATGCGGGGCGAGATGAAGATCACCACTTCGGCATCACGAGTTTGCCGCTCGGTCGTTTGAAACAGCTTTCCAACGCCAGGCAAACGACTGAGCCCTGGGATACGGTTCACTCGGTCCACCGTTTCGCGTTGCACCAAACCTCCGATCACGATGGTCTTACCGTCTTTGACATTCACGGTCGTTGAAACACTGCGTCGATTGATGATTGGGTACTGATTGATGGACAACTGAGTCGTCGCGTTTCGCACGTCTTCACTGACTTCCGCTTTTTCGATCTCGATCGTGACTTCATCGCCGCGAATGTGAGGCGTGATGTCCAGCACGATTCCCGCATCCACTTTTTGGATGTCCTGTTGGAAGAACACCGAGTTGTTCCCGGTGGATCCAGGCGGTTGCACACTGAAAAACGTTTCGCGATTGATCGCGATGTTGGCTTGCTCGCCATCTTTGGCCATCACGTGCGGCGTCGCTCGAATGGTCAGATATCCTTTTTCTGAAAGCAGTTTGACAAACGCGGAAGTGCTGCCGAAGTCGGAAAAGATCGCATCAAGTCCGGCTTGTGACACCTCACCATTGAGTGCCAACCCAGAAGCACTCAAGGACAAACGTTTGACGCCTTCCATTTCCACCGCGTGTTGCCAATCCAATCCAAATTGGAAACCCGAATCGGGCGACACCACGCAAATGATGGCTTCCAAAACCACCTGCGGAATCGGTTGGTCAATGGTTTGGAACCGCTCGATGATGTCGTTGGCGATCGTGGGCGGCGCTTCGACAAGCATCGTTTTTGCTTGTTCAACCACGGTCACGTACTGCAACCAAGCCACAGGAACCGTTTCCAACAGCGTGTTCGGATCCATGTGAGCCGGTTGATAGCGGTGCTTCACTGAAACCAACGGAAACAACGGCGACGCGGGGTCAGGCGGCGCGACAATCAATTGACGTCCGCGGCGAGTGGACGCCAAGCCCAACGGCAACAAAACCTTTTCAACAGCTTCGTCGATTGTCAGGTCATTGATTTGCGCGTTCACAATCCCAGAGACGTTGTCATCCAAGACCAGATCCAATTCGGCATCGGCAGCCAACAATGTCAACACTTCGCGAACGTCGGTTTCAATGAACTCTTCTTGAATCAGAAATTCATCGTTCGGAGTGTCGTTCCATCCGCTGGCGTCTTGAACGAAGGCGGCTTGCTGGATGGGAATCAGGTCATCCCCACGCCGATCGGGCTGCCATTCGCTGTAACCGTCCACGGACCAATCGTTCTGGTATTTCGGGATCTCTTGATCCGTTCCGTACTGGAGGTCCATGTTGTCCTGTGGAATAACGAAGGACTCATCCACCAACACCGGCTCGCCTACGTTGCCGACCATGTCGGGGTCGCCGCCGCGTTCCGCATTGGAATGATCCAATGACTGTTGAATCAGTTCATCGATGCTGGTCCGATGGAAATCGGGTCGGTACACGCACCCTGACAGAAGAAAGGTCAGAAATATCCCCATCATCGACGCGTCTATGCAGACGCATCGTTCTCGTTGAAAGGTCGTGAGGGCAGACCGATGGGACAAAGCAGCAACTCAAGGGGCAAACGCGAAGGGGCAGTTTCGCTCGACACCATCCCGCTTTTCCTACGAAAACCGACTGGATCCGCGACATTCGCATGCTGAAAACGGCTTGCTGATGTGCAACGAGCCAGCTTTCCTGCAAACGAACAAGGATACGTGAAACGATGTCTAGGGTTGCTGTTAGCGGTTGTACACTAGTGTGCCAATCCCGATTCCTGCACCGCTTCGGTTTTTTAACGCTCCGTCGGGGGGAGACCGCAGGGCTTGCCAGCCGACGTCGATTCCGCAAGCGTTCTGATCGTCTCGGTGGCGTTCCGACATGCAGACGGCCCGTGATTGCTCACGGGCCGTCGCATGTTTGAGTGACCGTCGTTCAAGGACTCATTATTCGGTTGATAGGGCAAATCAATCGATGATGGGGCAAATCAAAGAGTCCTCGCACAAACAGGTGGGCAGCCCGTCCGGTCACTCAATTGTCTTCTTGTGGGAGTGTCATTGTGGGGCAGATTTTGTGACGGTGTTGATTGCAGGGCGTTGACGACCGGCGTGGATTGTCCATTGTCGCCGGAGTCAATGACCGGAAATCAACACTCGCCGCAGAAAGCGTTCGATCTGTCGAGATCGAACGAAACAAGTCTCAGTCTCGATCGATCACAGAGCGGTGATCGTACCGGTGACGATGGTTTCATACGTCCCTGCGGCGAAGGTGCCGAAGGTTCCCGTGATGAACTCCACCGACAAGTCCAACGTGGCGTTGGAGACGCCATCGCTGACCGCGGAGACGGTGGCGACGTTGACCGAATTGGCATAATCCGTTTGTGCCGTGGCTTGCGAAACAGTGAACGCGCCGGGACCGGTTTGACTGTTGATCGACAAACCAAGCTTTGCGTCGCGTTTGAACGTCGCGTCAGCGGTGTTCACGAATGGGCCATTGGTGGCAAAAGAAACACTCACACCGTTTTGGCTGTTTCCGATCACGGACCATGGTTGAGCCGTGAAGGCTTGGTTCGCGTCGGTCTCATCGTGCGTCAAAACCGCGTCTGATGGAGCGGTGACGCTCATGTTCACCGCAACGTTGGCGGTGAATTTTTGCGTGTCGGTGGTCGCTGCATCGACGGGAGCGACAACTCCCATGGCAACGGCGATAGCGGACAACAAAGCGATGGGGCGAAGGGCAAATTTCATTTTCTTACTCATCCAAGTTGGTTGAACAAAGGGGCAAATTCAAAGGAGCAAATCAAGAGATGAATCAACCGAATCGTGGCTCGAACATCCTTGGGCAGCTCACCGACATGGGATACAAGATCACCATGTTGGCCGGGTGGGCTTCGCACGAAACACGTCGTTCGGTCGACACGGAAACTTAAAACGCATTTCGCGTCCAACCGGTGAACTTGCAATTTTTCTCCTCGCATCTAGACGAAATTCTGTCCAAAAGTTCAGGCTAGAACCTGCTCAATGTTCACCTTCGATCAAATTGGGCTAGCGATGATCGCTCGGGCTTCACTATGGAAGAGAGAACCCTTCAAAACTACGCCTTTGGAAGCACGTACCCGGCAGGGGAGAGACCACCGTGCAGACACTTAAAACAGCCGCCATCGTCGTCTTGATGACTACCGTGCTCTATGGCGCATGGATTTCGATGACGACTCCTCCGGATGCCTTGCCTCCCGAGGTCGCTCGCGACTTGATTGTTGACGCTGATACGTTTGACATCAGCGATGGCATTCCTGATTCGCTCGACCCACTGGACCCCATCGCTGACCTGGGGATCGATGACGGAATGGCTTCATCGGACTTCGCTGGCAATCCGAACGCGACAACGGAAGCTTCGCAGTCCGGCTTTGAAGATTTGGACATGGCTCTCAACCAAAGTGGCGATGGTCTTGGCTCCGGCTCGTCATTTGACATGCCAAACACAGCCGATTTGAACGCGCCAAACGACACGCTTCCCATGGACTCCGTTGATCGATCCTTTGCTGATTTGCCAGCAAACGGTGCCGCATCCACCGAAGCGTCCAATTCGTTCTCGATGTCGGATCTAAACGAGGGGGAGGACGAACCCTCCGCCAGTCGTTTGCCAGAGGTCGAACCGGGGACCAGCACTCCAATTCAACTGGATCCGAATCAGGAATACGCTTCCACCGGAACTCAATACGAAAATCCTGATCCAAGCGTTGCGGTATCGGCTACGGAATCGATGGACGACGTGGTGGCAGATGCTTCACCCACCCCAACCGAATCCCAGGCCACCGATTCGCAAATCCAATCTGCTGGGCTGACGAACGCGATCGCCACCGCCGACCGCCAATATCACTCGGACCGTCGACGCGAGGCTTTGGCGACTCTCAGTCTGTTTTACGAAACGCCAAACTTGACCAGCGAACAGCGTCAGGAACTCTTGATTCGTTTGGA harbors:
- a CDS encoding L,D-transpeptidase family protein, which encodes MQTLKTAAIVVLMTTVLYGAWISMTTPPDALPPEVARDLIVDADTFDISDGIPDSLDPLDPIADLGIDDGMASSDFAGNPNATTEASQSGFEDLDMALNQSGDGLGSGSSFDMPNTADLNAPNDTLPMDSVDRSFADLPANGAASTEASNSFSMSDLNEGEDEPSASRLPEVEPGTSTPIQLDPNQEYASTGTQYENPDPSVAVSATESMDDVVADASPTPTESQATDSQIQSAGLTNAIATADRQYHSDRRREALATLSLFYETPNLTSEQRQELLIRLDPLAREVIYSDEHLIAEPHRVGPNETLMDIAKQYEVPWQLLANINEVEDPITVLPGTDLKVVRGPFRADVDLKNQELTMFLGDLYAGRFSIAVGSDPSPRPGSYTIQEKQSAKTYYDMSGTPIPPGNPRNPYGSMWIDLGSGLSIHGSPEAESPTNQGCISVAGNYSRDVFGILSEGSSVTIR
- a CDS encoding type II secretion system protein GspD, with amino-acid sequence MMGIFLTFLLSGCVYRPDFHRTSIDELIQQSLDHSNAERGGDPDMVGNVGEPVLVDESFVIPQDNMDLQYGTDQEIPKYQNDWSVDGYSEWQPDRRGDDLIPIQQAAFVQDASGWNDTPNDEFLIQEEFIETDVREVLTLLAADAELDLVLDDNVSGIVNAQINDLTIDEAVEKVLLPLGLASTRRGRQLIVAPPDPASPLFPLVSVKHRYQPAHMDPNTLLETVPVAWLQYVTVVEQAKTMLVEAPPTIANDIIERFQTIDQPIPQVVLEAIICVVSPDSGFQFGLDWQHAVEMEGVKRLSLSASGLALNGEVSQAGLDAIFSDFGSTSAFVKLLSEKGYLTIRATPHVMAKDGEQANIAINRETFFSVQPPGSTGNNSVFFQQDIQKVDAGIVLDITPHIRGDEVTIEIEKAEVSEDVRNATTQLSINQYPIINRRSVSTTVNVKDGKTIVIGGLVQRETVDRVNRIPGLSRLPGVGKLFQTTERQTRDAEVVIFISPRIVRSTDTAIITAGG